In Planctomycetota bacterium, the genomic window AGAGGATTGGTATGACCAGGGAAATAACCATTTCTCAGGCTGGCTTCCCGGACAAGGCTTGCTGGTTGGTTCGCCTTCGGCAACTGGCACATATAATTTTACCTTACGCGCTATCGGATATCTCAACCGCAGTATCACCAAGGAATTCAGTATTACCGTTACGGTAACTCCGTTAAGCATCACGACCAATTCACTCCCGCAGGGCGACCCGAATATCGCATATTCAACCACGCTCGGCTTTAACGGCGGAATAACCCCGGTAACCTGGTCAATCATAAACGGCTCTCTGCCTTCGGGCATTACATTAAATAGCCAGACCGGAGTGATTGCCGGGACAACAACAGAAGCCGGAACGACCGCGTATTTTACCGTTCAGGCGTCTTCCTATGACGGACAAACAATAAATAAGAATTTATCGCTTTATATTGCGCCGGCATTAACCGTCCATACGGAAAGCTTGCCACAGCCGGTTTACAATACTCCTTACAGCACGGTTATCAGCGTCACGGGCGGGACGGTCATCAGCGCGACAGTGGTTGATGGCGAATACGGCGATTGGTTTGCCGGAACGGGATATTTGATAACGCTGGAAGGGACACTGCCTCCGGGATTGGGCTTGACTTCCACGAACGGCGACCCGTGCGAATGGTATAGCCAATCGAACCAGAACTGTATCAACTAATGTCATAGCTTATGCTGATACGGGACTTTCCCCGGGCACGAATTATTATTACCGCATCAAAGCCTACAATCAAATTGGAGAAAGTTTCTATTCGTTTGAAGCCCATGCAATGACTTATATCGTAATAGAAGCGCCTTCAACTTTATCTAGTGAAATCGTTTCAGATTCACAAATTAACTTAAGCTGGCTTGACAATTCTTATAATGAGGATGGATTCAAGATAGAACGTAAAATAGGCCCGTATGGGAAATATCAACAACTTGCCTTGGTTAACGCCAACGTCACCGTTTATTCCGATACCGGTCTTGCACCGGCGATGTTTTATGGCTACCGCATCACGGCATATAATCAGAGCGGTAACAGCCATTATTCTATTGAAACAGGTTCGGTTACGCATGAAAGGTCTTTTGAAAGGCTTCTAAATAAGCTTGACCTGCATTATCAGAACGGGGCAATAAATAATTACGACGTCTACCAATCGCTTCACACGGATGTTTCTTTAGCCCAGGATTTTTACGGCCAGGGAGATGTGGGCTCAGGCATCGCTAAGTTGAATGGAGTCTGCACGGAAATAACCGCGAATACACCGGAGCATATTACTGCCCAAGCCAGCGCAGAGTTATATGGGATGGCGCAGATATTAGCACTGCTAACCGGCCAAATTCGGGGAGCGAATTCCACTGCTCCTGCGCCTAAATACATACCATACTGTAACACAATAACTATAACAGGAATCACTCAACCTGGTTTTACCGGAAGCTACGAATGGGTAGTGACTAAGACCGGAACTGGAGATGTTGAGCTGGGAGGTAATACCAGTGGCAACGTGCATACTCCAATCACTCAAACGTCAATTACTATACATGGCATCGTGAGTAGCACGAATCAGGATGATATTGAAATCGGGCTGATAATTACCCCATCTGAAACAACTACAGCTACTGTTATTACCAGCACTAAAATAACGGTCATACAAGTAGATTTAACGTTTAATATTACCGGAACAATTTCCGCAGATAATGATAAACACGACCCAATATCTCGAACAGTTGGTACAGATTTATTAGGCGTAGTTCCAATAACTTATACCCTATCACGAAATTATATTGCTAATCAAATGGAGATTATGGGTATAATAAAAAATATTACACCAACGACTACCAGCCAGTGGAATTTCCGGCGAGATGTTGAATCTCAAAGCTGGCAATATACTCCGGCTGATGCCGATGCCGGAAGAGATCCTATTCCAGTTCCTTTTGGCGCGAAGAGATTCACCGGCGGACCTCCGACTTTTAATGATGATACAAATGACACAGATGAAGATCTTACCCCTAATAGCGCTAATAGAATCTTTGTTTGGGATTGGCCACGGATAGACATTAGTGGAGCCGACGCTGCCCCAATAGGAACAGTATTTGCTCTGCGTTTCCATGGAAGAGAATGGTTGACTCTGTGTACAAATGGTGATAGAGTAACAAGAGTCGTTGAATGGACATGCTCAATTACTGTTCGTAAAGATGGTAATGGTGTTTATACACGTGTTGGCGCTAATGAAATTAGAGAGTTGAATCCGGGAGAAACATTTCCTCCATTGGGATTTACTAAAGCCGAAGCGCTTAATGCAATGGGGAGATAAAGAAAGGAGAAAATAAAATGAAATTGTTTAAATTTAGTATTGCTATAGCGGCAAGTATATTTATTCTTTATATGACATTTACGACTACCGTGTTTACAGCAGATAATAGTAATGACAATGAAAAGGATAAAATTATTAACGCTTTCAAGAATGAAAATACATCGCCAAATGAGGTCGAAAGAATCAAACAAATTCGTCAAACTCAGATAGAAGCGCTGATTTACATCGTTAGGGACTATCAACAAGGCGAAAAAGAGGGAAGGGCATGTTTGAGAACTCCTCCTATAGAAGACGCTATTAAGCTATTGGGACATATTAGAGCTATTGAAGCCGTTGAACCAATAGTTAATCTTATATGGTTTGAAATCAGTGGTGGCAGTACGATAGATGGAGAACCTGTGACATATTACATAAGAGTGACAGATACTGACCAGGAGTTTGCACGGGAAGCTATCTTTTCCGCTTCTCAAACTACCCTGGTTAAAATAGGTTCACCGACAGTTCCATTCCTGATTAAGATACTAAAGAACGGTAGCATCCTTCCGGATAAAAACAGCTTTGCCTTAAAGACAATCTATTTGATAGAAGGTGATTGTGCAATTCATCGCTTGGAAAAGACTTTGAGAGAGGAAAAGGATGAGACCAAGAAGAAGAACCTAACCGACGCCATCACCAAGTTTAAGGAAGAGTTAAAATCAGGCGCTTATAATAAATAAGACTGCCCCAAATGAGAAAAGTCTTCCAATGCCCAATCAATAATGGCCCGACTAATTTAATCGTCACGGCTACTTCATCATCTCAGATAGCATTTGAGTTTCTGGATAATTCAGATAATGAAGAGGGCTTTGCCGTAGAGCGTAAGACTGAAATATATGGAACCTATGAAACCATTGCCTATATCGTACCAATTAGTTCTGATACCGGCTCCGGCATTCCAATTATATCTTATGATAAAATAGTATCACCAAATACCACATATTATTATCGTGTCCGGGCTTATAACGACGTTGGCAATAGTCCTTATTCCAATGAAGCGAATGCATTAACATGGATGCAGACGCCGACAAGTTTACAGGCAACGCCTGTTTCCATTTCCCAGATAGATATAAGCTGGCTGAACAATACCACAAACCAAGACGGATTGGTAATAGAGCGAAAAGCAAGCTACGGCGATTTTGCCCAGATTGCCACGGTCTATGCAAATACCACCAGTTATTCTGATACAACTCTTATTTCTGATACACGTTATGATTACCGGGTCAAGGCATACAGAACCGGAAATAGCAGCGGTTATTCTGGAGTGACAAACACGGTTACCATAAGATTAACCGTGCCATATTTAAGCGGGATAGTTACGGAGTATTATAACCAGGGTCTGATAACCGATTATTCGGTTTACCAGACGCTATTGGGTTATCTTTCCTCTGCACACTCATCTGCCGGTCAGGGAGATTTGGTTTCTTATGTCAGTTACCTTAATGCCTTTAATGATAAAGTTATTACAGAAACAGGCACTACCATTAACCAAAATGCCGGCTTGGCATTATTAGGAATGGGATTGCAAGTAAAAGAATTAAAGGCAGGGATTAGAGGGATAGACGCAAAATCCGACCCAATAACATATATTCCAGTATGCCATGTTATTACTTTTACGGCGACAGTTACCCCCACTAATACACCCGGCGAATACAAATGGGTAATTACGCCAACTGGCACGGATAAATTGAGATTTGAAAGTCCTGATGCAGGAACCTTTGACCCAGATAATCCTGTTACGCCAACTATTGCAGTCCATGGCTTAAAATGGAGCGATGCAACAAATGATATTGGGATTATCTTTGTGTTTACTTCCACTCCAAATGGTAACGTTATTTCTACTACCTATAACAGCACGGTAATTACAACCAGTTTCTCAAGCGAACCAATTTTAACTATGGCCAATCCTCAAACTCCAACAGTTATCGCAGATGCAACTGTTGTTACGATAACAGGTTCTGCTTTTGTCATATCATCAACAGCAACTATTAGCACTACTCCGGTGTTTGACTCATATTGTAAACAATGGGAATTAGGTTACATTCAAAATGTGATATCCGATACTATCCTATATACATATCAAGGTATTACCCCAATCAAGGGAACACAAATCAATTTAGCGCTTTTAGATTCATTTCCTGACGAACTAGTTTTATATGGAAACAAATTCACTTCAAATAATCAGTCATTAAAACCACAATGGTTTAGAGACACGCCATCATGTACGCTTTCATGGAATTATCTAGGAACAGGAGAGCCATTACAATCGTTTTATCGTTATGCAGAATTCATCGTTTGGCTAGTGGCATATAACAAAACCACAAAGGAAATTAGATACTTAAGGTGGTGGCGGTGGAAACTCGTTCATGACATTGTCTTCGATACAACGAAACCTTTGCCTCCTAATGGAACTGTGCAGGC contains:
- a CDS encoding putative Ig domain-containing protein; its protein translation is EDWYDQGNNHFSGWLPGQGLLVGSPSATGTYNFTLRAIGYLNRSITKEFSITVTVTPLSITTNSLPQGDPNIAYSTTLGFNGGITPVTWSIINGSLPSGITLNSQTGVIAGTTTEAGTTAYFTVQASSYDGQTINKNLSLYIAPALTVHTESLPQPVYNTPYSTVISVTGGTVISATVVDGEYGDWFAGTGYLITLEGTLPPGLGLTSTNGDPCEWYSQSNQNCIN
- a CDS encoding fibronectin type III domain-containing protein, giving the protein MTYIVIEAPSTLSSEIVSDSQINLSWLDNSYNEDGFKIERKIGPYGKYQQLALVNANVTVYSDTGLAPAMFYGYRITAYNQSGNSHYSIETGSVTHERSFERLLNKLDLHYQNGAINNYDVYQSLHTDVSLAQDFYGQGDVGSGIAKLNGVCTEITANTPEHITAQASAELYGMAQILALLTGQIRGANSTAPAPKYIPYCNTITITGITQPGFTGSYEWVVTKTGTGDVELGGNTSGNVHTPITQTSITIHGIVSSTNQDDIEIGLIITPSETTTATVITSTKITVIQVDLTFNITGTISADNDKHDPISRTVGTDLLGVVPITYTLSRNYIANQMEIMGIIKNITPTTTSQWNFRRDVESQSWQYTPADADAGRDPIPVPFGAKRFTGGPPTFNDDTNDTDEDLTPNSANRIFVWDWPRIDISGADAAPIGTVFALRFHGREWLTLCTNGDRVTRVVEWTCSITVRKDGNGVYTRVGANEIRELNPGETFPPLGFTKAEALNAMGR
- a CDS encoding fibronectin type III domain-containing protein, which encodes MRKVFQCPINNGPTNLIVTATSSSQIAFEFLDNSDNEEGFAVERKTEIYGTYETIAYIVPISSDTGSGIPIISYDKIVSPNTTYYYRVRAYNDVGNSPYSNEANALTWMQTPTSLQATPVSISQIDISWLNNTTNQDGLVIERKASYGDFAQIATVYANTTSYSDTTLISDTRYDYRVKAYRTGNSSGYSGVTNTVTIRLTVPYLSGIVTEYYNQGLITDYSVYQTLLGYLSSAHSSAGQGDLVSYVSYLNAFNDKVITETGTTINQNAGLALLGMGLQVKELKAGIRGIDAKSDPITYIPVCHVITFTATVTPTNTPGEYKWVITPTGTDKLRFESPDAGTFDPDNPVTPTIAVHGLKWSDATNDIGIIFVFTSTPNGNVISTTYNSTVITTSFSSEPILTMANPQTPTVIADATVVTITGSAFVISSTATISTTPVFDSYCKQWELGYIQNVISDTILYTYQGITPIKGTQINLALLDSFPDELVLYGNKFTSNNQSLKPQWFRDTPSCTLSWNYLGTGEPLQSFYRYAEFIVWLVAYNKTTKEIRYLRWWRWKLVHDIVFDTTKPLPPNGTVQARTTIKETSTVGQINSGNDKGNWESLSLQKNPPVIEPPLANDPITWQWGWQ